One Tenebrio molitor chromosome 2, icTenMoli1.1, whole genome shotgun sequence genomic region harbors:
- the LOC138124508 gene encoding collagen alpha-1(IX) chain-like isoform X1: protein MIVLNHLHRWLALLGVTLTITSARGQLSIYEEEESGPCANFKIGDDDLQPYDFISKFRLDIVETVYPGVSKVKGSSRMQTAYRLDEDADLTLPTRDIFPQGLPQQFSFICTFRLRRVPKTPWHIIRITDLESNPQLVISLNPNNETVEFTVSNYEGELQTIVFNTTNIFDRNWHKMHFGVFRERVVLYLDCQENAQRLTDLRGPIDVNGLISVAKMENSQQTVPHTTSIDLQWMVLSCDPTKPERESCDEIPRVRPVRPPLKQGPEPSSCDVICPQGPPGYNGTDGPPGLPGEPGPPGPQGRRGPPGPRGERGEFGRPGYSGSPGLQGLPGIRGLQGLPGPPGTPGNDGTPGTNGAKGEPGSSGPKGERGNDGSPGLPGLQGLPGPQGPPGPVSTNDGQVIQGPVGPQGPPGLPGPIGPEGRRGGRGPRGERGFPGNPGRDGSPGLSGAKGDRGEVGPPGERGFTGPAGPPGPPGIQIGEQTAGNNVPGLPGPRGEPGFPGVQGIKGNKGEAGEKGDAGEKGNRGDRGLPGLAGLDGSRGPQGLDGAPGPEGPKGEPGFTGLQGVQGPVGPVGLPGAVGLPGSQGPPGEKGEAGTPGLPGLPAVVSSSGEKTTPGPPGEPGPPGTDGDKGERGFPGLPGSPGLVGLQGPEGPEGIPGKEGDQGPPGAPGSTGPEGREGKPGAPGRVGATGHPGRPGDKGDRGERGGEGPVGSRGLPGPMGPSGLPGSAGPSGLPGLMGPPGPAGSPGPPGPPGDSVGVAQLVLDSTGAPGVHGPRGYSGPPGLPGERGAGGERGPEGQPGMPGIPGKEGPAGLPGPPGQRGQPGLPGTEGPPGKSFTESEVREICAAVLRDQLSELSATLTGPPGPPGHSRPGRPGPPGVQGPPGDSGPSGLPGERGFMGLPGPSGPPGSVGAPGERGEKGDQGAEGVGIEGPMGPRGLPGPPGPPGVGMTGRAGDRGESGRPGAPGLRGAPGPQGAPGFCEFCNNAQNYQYYAAAAARPGGTNKGP, encoded by the exons ATGATAGTTTTAAATCATCTCCACAG atgGCTTGCACTTCTAGGAGTCACGCTGACCATCACGTCGGCGAGAGGAC AACTTAGCATCTACGAGGAGGAAGAGAGCGGTCCTTGTGCCAATTTCAAAATAGGAGACGACGATTTGCAGCCGTACGATTTCATAAGTAAATTTCGACTGGACATAGTCGAAACCGTATATCCCGGGGTCAGTAAAGTAAAGGGGTCGAGTCGTATGCAGACTGCGTACAGGTTGGACGAAGACGCTGATTTAACACTTCCAACAag GGATATTTTCCCGCAAGGACTGCCCCAgcaattttctttcatttgcaCGTTCCGCCTACGTCGTGTCCCCAAAACTCCGTGGCACATAATACGGATCACCGATCTGGAGTCTAATCCCCAATTGGTGATTTCGTTGAATCCAAACAACGAAACCGTCGAATTCACGGTGTCAAACTATGAAGGAGAGCTCCAAACAATCGTCTTCAATACCACGAAT atttttgacagaaacTGGCACAAAATGCACTTCGGCGTCTTCAGGGAGAGAGTCGTTTTGTATCTGGACTGTCAGGAGAACGCTCAACGCTTGACGGACCTTCGAGGGCCCATCGACGTCAACGGGCTCATCTCCGTCGCCAAAATGGAGAATTCGCAGCAAACTGTCCCA CACACCACTTCG ATCGATCTACAATGGATGGTTCTCAGCTGTGACCCGACGAAACCGGAACGGGAATCTTGCGACGAGATTCCG AGAGTACGTCCGGTACGGCCCCCGCTGAAACAAGGTCCCGAGCCCTCTTCCTGTGACGTGATCTGCCCGCAAGGACCCCCCGGTTACAACGGCACCGAC GGTCCTCCTGGCTTGCCTGGAGAACCAGGACCACCGGGACCACAAGGTCGAAGAGGACCTCCAGGTCCGAGAGGCGAAAGAGGTGAATTTGGACGACCTGGATATTCC GGTTCCCCGGGTTTACAAGGTCTTCCGGGTATTCGGGGGTTACAAGGCCTACCGGGACCACCTGGAACCCCCGGAAACGATGGCACACCAGGTACCAACGGGGCCAAG GGAGAACCCGGCAGTTCAGGCCCTAAGGGTGAAAGAGGAAACGATGGAAGCCCTGGACTTCCAGGACTTCAAGGATTACCAGGCCCACAGGGACCTCCAGGTCCGGTCAGTACTAACGACGGGCAAGTAATTCAAGGACCCGTCGGACCACAAGGACCTCCAGGACTACCG GGTCCTATCGGACCTGAAGGCCGACGCGGCGGAAGAGGTCCTCGAGGCGAACGCGGCTTCCCAGGAAATCCTGGAAGAGATGGCAGTCCCGGTTTGTCAGGTGCCAAGGGCGACAGAGGCGAAGTTGGTCCACCTGGTGAAAGAGGTTTTACAGGACCTGCA GGACCTCCTGGACCCCCTGGAATACAAATCGGGGAACAAACTGCTGGTAATAATGTTCCGGGATTACCGGGACCTCGAGGAGAGCCCGGATTTCCAGGAGTGCAAGGGATTAAAGGCAACAAAGGTGAAGCGGGAGAAAAAGGAGATGCTGGGGAAAAAGGAAACCGAG GTGATCGTGGGTTGCCAGGACTTGCAGGTCTGGATGGTTCACGTGGCCCCCAAGGTCTGGACGGCGCGCCAGGACCTGAAGGACCAAAAGGAGAACCTGGTTTTACGGGACTTCAAGGAGTTCAAGGTCCCGTCGGTCCAGTCGGATTACCA GGTGCGGTTGGTTTGCCAGGATCGCAAGGTCCTCCGGGAGAGAAAGGAGAAGCCGGTACTCCCGGTCTTCCCGGTTTGCCTGCAGTGGTATCGTCGTCGGGTGAAAAAACAACGCCAGGACCTCCCGGAGAACCAGGACCTCCTGGCACCGACGGCGACAAAGGCGAACGAGGCTTTCCCGGACTCCCAGGATCGCCAGGACTTGTAGGTCTGCAGGGACCAGAAGGTCCCGAGGGAATACCCGGAAAAGAGGGAGACCAG GGACCTCCGGGAGCTCCAGGCAGCACAGGTCCTGAAGGTCGCGAAGGAAAACCAGGTGCACCCGGACGCGTGGGTGCCACAGGTCATCCCGGCAGGCCCGGTGACAAAGGAGACAGAGGAGAGCGGGGCGGCGAAGGTCCAGTGGGATCGCGCGGACTACCAGGACCCATG GGCCCCAGTGGGTTGCCCGGAAGCGCAGGCCCCAGCGGTCTACCCGGCCTGATGGGTCCACCAGGTCCCGCCGGTTCTCCGGGTCCTCCAGGTCCCCCAGGTGACAGCGTGGGAGTCGCGCAATTGGTCCTCGACAGTACAGGAGCTCCGGGAGTTCACGGACCGAGAGGCTACTCCGGACCGCCCGGACTG CCGGGAGAACGGGGCGCCGGGGGTGAGCGGGGGCCCGAAGGACAACCCGGCATGCCAGGGATACCGGGCAAGGAAGGACCCGCAGGTTTGCCAGGACCTCCAGGACAAAGAGGGCAGCCGGGACTGCCCGGAACTGAGGGACCGCCC gGCAAGAGCTTCACCGAGTCGGAAGTGCGTGAGATCTGCGCCGCGGTCCTGCGAG ATCAGCTAAGCGAGTTGTCGGCGACTCTGACGGGACCTCCCGGACCCCCAGGTCACTCTAGACCTGGTCGGCCGGGTCCCCCAGGTGTCCAAGGTCCTCCAG GTGACAGCGGTCCGTCAGGCCTGCCCGGCGAGAGGGGCTTCATGGGCTTGCCGGGCCCGTCGGGGCCCCCAGGTTCCGTAGGTGCGCCGGGAGAACGCGGAGAGAAAGGCGATCAAGGCGCAGAGGGCGTCGGGATTGAAGGACCCATGGGACCCAGAGGCTTACCAG GGCCTCCGGGACCTCCGGGAGTGGGAATGACCGGAAGAGCAGGAGACAGAGGCGAGTCCGGGCGGCCAGGTGCGCCTGGATTAAGGGGAGCTCCCGGACCGCAAGGAGCTCCGGgcttttgtgaattttgtaataATGCTCAGAATTATCAATATTATGCAGCGGCGGCTGCCAGACCAGGAGGAACAAATAAGGGGCCGTAG
- the LOC138124508 gene encoding collagen alpha-1(IX) chain-like isoform X2, producing the protein MQSVPELSIYEEEESGPCANFKIGDDDLQPYDFISKFRLDIVETVYPGVSKVKGSSRMQTAYRLDEDADLTLPTRDIFPQGLPQQFSFICTFRLRRVPKTPWHIIRITDLESNPQLVISLNPNNETVEFTVSNYEGELQTIVFNTTNIFDRNWHKMHFGVFRERVVLYLDCQENAQRLTDLRGPIDVNGLISVAKMENSQQTVPHTTSIDLQWMVLSCDPTKPERESCDEIPRVRPVRPPLKQGPEPSSCDVICPQGPPGYNGTDGPPGLPGEPGPPGPQGRRGPPGPRGERGEFGRPGYSGSPGLQGLPGIRGLQGLPGPPGTPGNDGTPGTNGAKGEPGSSGPKGERGNDGSPGLPGLQGLPGPQGPPGPVSTNDGQVIQGPVGPQGPPGLPGPIGPEGRRGGRGPRGERGFPGNPGRDGSPGLSGAKGDRGEVGPPGERGFTGPAGPPGPPGIQIGEQTAGNNVPGLPGPRGEPGFPGVQGIKGNKGEAGEKGDAGEKGNRGDRGLPGLAGLDGSRGPQGLDGAPGPEGPKGEPGFTGLQGVQGPVGPVGLPGAVGLPGSQGPPGEKGEAGTPGLPGLPAVVSSSGEKTTPGPPGEPGPPGTDGDKGERGFPGLPGSPGLVGLQGPEGPEGIPGKEGDQGPPGAPGSTGPEGREGKPGAPGRVGATGHPGRPGDKGDRGERGGEGPVGSRGLPGPMGPSGLPGSAGPSGLPGLMGPPGPAGSPGPPGPPGDSVGVAQLVLDSTGAPGVHGPRGYSGPPGLPGERGAGGERGPEGQPGMPGIPGKEGPAGLPGPPGQRGQPGLPGTEGPPGKSFTESEVREICAAVLRDQLSELSATLTGPPGPPGHSRPGRPGPPGVQGPPGDSGPSGLPGERGFMGLPGPSGPPGSVGAPGERGEKGDQGAEGVGIEGPMGPRGLPGPPGPPGVGMTGRAGDRGESGRPGAPGLRGAPGPQGAPGFCEFCNNAQNYQYYAAAAARPGGTNKGP; encoded by the exons ATGCAATCTGTTCCAGAACTTAGCATCTACGAGGAGGAAGAGAGCGGTCCTTGTGCCAATTTCAAAATAGGAGACGACGATTTGCAGCCGTACGATTTCATAAGTAAATTTCGACTGGACATAGTCGAAACCGTATATCCCGGGGTCAGTAAAGTAAAGGGGTCGAGTCGTATGCAGACTGCGTACAGGTTGGACGAAGACGCTGATTTAACACTTCCAACAag GGATATTTTCCCGCAAGGACTGCCCCAgcaattttctttcatttgcaCGTTCCGCCTACGTCGTGTCCCCAAAACTCCGTGGCACATAATACGGATCACCGATCTGGAGTCTAATCCCCAATTGGTGATTTCGTTGAATCCAAACAACGAAACCGTCGAATTCACGGTGTCAAACTATGAAGGAGAGCTCCAAACAATCGTCTTCAATACCACGAAT atttttgacagaaacTGGCACAAAATGCACTTCGGCGTCTTCAGGGAGAGAGTCGTTTTGTATCTGGACTGTCAGGAGAACGCTCAACGCTTGACGGACCTTCGAGGGCCCATCGACGTCAACGGGCTCATCTCCGTCGCCAAAATGGAGAATTCGCAGCAAACTGTCCCA CACACCACTTCG ATCGATCTACAATGGATGGTTCTCAGCTGTGACCCGACGAAACCGGAACGGGAATCTTGCGACGAGATTCCG AGAGTACGTCCGGTACGGCCCCCGCTGAAACAAGGTCCCGAGCCCTCTTCCTGTGACGTGATCTGCCCGCAAGGACCCCCCGGTTACAACGGCACCGAC GGTCCTCCTGGCTTGCCTGGAGAACCAGGACCACCGGGACCACAAGGTCGAAGAGGACCTCCAGGTCCGAGAGGCGAAAGAGGTGAATTTGGACGACCTGGATATTCC GGTTCCCCGGGTTTACAAGGTCTTCCGGGTATTCGGGGGTTACAAGGCCTACCGGGACCACCTGGAACCCCCGGAAACGATGGCACACCAGGTACCAACGGGGCCAAG GGAGAACCCGGCAGTTCAGGCCCTAAGGGTGAAAGAGGAAACGATGGAAGCCCTGGACTTCCAGGACTTCAAGGATTACCAGGCCCACAGGGACCTCCAGGTCCGGTCAGTACTAACGACGGGCAAGTAATTCAAGGACCCGTCGGACCACAAGGACCTCCAGGACTACCG GGTCCTATCGGACCTGAAGGCCGACGCGGCGGAAGAGGTCCTCGAGGCGAACGCGGCTTCCCAGGAAATCCTGGAAGAGATGGCAGTCCCGGTTTGTCAGGTGCCAAGGGCGACAGAGGCGAAGTTGGTCCACCTGGTGAAAGAGGTTTTACAGGACCTGCA GGACCTCCTGGACCCCCTGGAATACAAATCGGGGAACAAACTGCTGGTAATAATGTTCCGGGATTACCGGGACCTCGAGGAGAGCCCGGATTTCCAGGAGTGCAAGGGATTAAAGGCAACAAAGGTGAAGCGGGAGAAAAAGGAGATGCTGGGGAAAAAGGAAACCGAG GTGATCGTGGGTTGCCAGGACTTGCAGGTCTGGATGGTTCACGTGGCCCCCAAGGTCTGGACGGCGCGCCAGGACCTGAAGGACCAAAAGGAGAACCTGGTTTTACGGGACTTCAAGGAGTTCAAGGTCCCGTCGGTCCAGTCGGATTACCA GGTGCGGTTGGTTTGCCAGGATCGCAAGGTCCTCCGGGAGAGAAAGGAGAAGCCGGTACTCCCGGTCTTCCCGGTTTGCCTGCAGTGGTATCGTCGTCGGGTGAAAAAACAACGCCAGGACCTCCCGGAGAACCAGGACCTCCTGGCACCGACGGCGACAAAGGCGAACGAGGCTTTCCCGGACTCCCAGGATCGCCAGGACTTGTAGGTCTGCAGGGACCAGAAGGTCCCGAGGGAATACCCGGAAAAGAGGGAGACCAG GGACCTCCGGGAGCTCCAGGCAGCACAGGTCCTGAAGGTCGCGAAGGAAAACCAGGTGCACCCGGACGCGTGGGTGCCACAGGTCATCCCGGCAGGCCCGGTGACAAAGGAGACAGAGGAGAGCGGGGCGGCGAAGGTCCAGTGGGATCGCGCGGACTACCAGGACCCATG GGCCCCAGTGGGTTGCCCGGAAGCGCAGGCCCCAGCGGTCTACCCGGCCTGATGGGTCCACCAGGTCCCGCCGGTTCTCCGGGTCCTCCAGGTCCCCCAGGTGACAGCGTGGGAGTCGCGCAATTGGTCCTCGACAGTACAGGAGCTCCGGGAGTTCACGGACCGAGAGGCTACTCCGGACCGCCCGGACTG CCGGGAGAACGGGGCGCCGGGGGTGAGCGGGGGCCCGAAGGACAACCCGGCATGCCAGGGATACCGGGCAAGGAAGGACCCGCAGGTTTGCCAGGACCTCCAGGACAAAGAGGGCAGCCGGGACTGCCCGGAACTGAGGGACCGCCC gGCAAGAGCTTCACCGAGTCGGAAGTGCGTGAGATCTGCGCCGCGGTCCTGCGAG ATCAGCTAAGCGAGTTGTCGGCGACTCTGACGGGACCTCCCGGACCCCCAGGTCACTCTAGACCTGGTCGGCCGGGTCCCCCAGGTGTCCAAGGTCCTCCAG GTGACAGCGGTCCGTCAGGCCTGCCCGGCGAGAGGGGCTTCATGGGCTTGCCGGGCCCGTCGGGGCCCCCAGGTTCCGTAGGTGCGCCGGGAGAACGCGGAGAGAAAGGCGATCAAGGCGCAGAGGGCGTCGGGATTGAAGGACCCATGGGACCCAGAGGCTTACCAG GGCCTCCGGGACCTCCGGGAGTGGGAATGACCGGAAGAGCAGGAGACAGAGGCGAGTCCGGGCGGCCAGGTGCGCCTGGATTAAGGGGAGCTCCCGGACCGCAAGGAGCTCCGGgcttttgtgaattttgtaataATGCTCAGAATTATCAATATTATGCAGCGGCGGCTGCCAGACCAGGAGGAACAAATAAGGGGCCGTAG
- the LOC138124508 gene encoding collagen alpha-1(IX) chain-like isoform X3, whose protein sequence is MQTAYRLDEDADLTLPTRDIFPQGLPQQFSFICTFRLRRVPKTPWHIIRITDLESNPQLVISLNPNNETVEFTVSNYEGELQTIVFNTTNIFDRNWHKMHFGVFRERVVLYLDCQENAQRLTDLRGPIDVNGLISVAKMENSQQTVPHTTSIDLQWMVLSCDPTKPERESCDEIPRVRPVRPPLKQGPEPSSCDVICPQGPPGYNGTDGPPGLPGEPGPPGPQGRRGPPGPRGERGEFGRPGYSGSPGLQGLPGIRGLQGLPGPPGTPGNDGTPGTNGAKGEPGSSGPKGERGNDGSPGLPGLQGLPGPQGPPGPVSTNDGQVIQGPVGPQGPPGLPGPIGPEGRRGGRGPRGERGFPGNPGRDGSPGLSGAKGDRGEVGPPGERGFTGPAGPPGPPGIQIGEQTAGNNVPGLPGPRGEPGFPGVQGIKGNKGEAGEKGDAGEKGNRGDRGLPGLAGLDGSRGPQGLDGAPGPEGPKGEPGFTGLQGVQGPVGPVGLPGAVGLPGSQGPPGEKGEAGTPGLPGLPAVVSSSGEKTTPGPPGEPGPPGTDGDKGERGFPGLPGSPGLVGLQGPEGPEGIPGKEGDQGPPGAPGSTGPEGREGKPGAPGRVGATGHPGRPGDKGDRGERGGEGPVGSRGLPGPMGPSGLPGSAGPSGLPGLMGPPGPAGSPGPPGPPGDSVGVAQLVLDSTGAPGVHGPRGYSGPPGLPGERGAGGERGPEGQPGMPGIPGKEGPAGLPGPPGQRGQPGLPGTEGPPGKSFTESEVREICAAVLRDQLSELSATLTGPPGPPGHSRPGRPGPPGVQGPPGDSGPSGLPGERGFMGLPGPSGPPGSVGAPGERGEKGDQGAEGVGIEGPMGPRGLPGPPGPPGVGMTGRAGDRGESGRPGAPGLRGAPGPQGAPGFCEFCNNAQNYQYYAAAAARPGGTNKGP, encoded by the exons ATGCAGACTGCGTACAGGTTGGACGAAGACGCTGATTTAACACTTCCAACAag GGATATTTTCCCGCAAGGACTGCCCCAgcaattttctttcatttgcaCGTTCCGCCTACGTCGTGTCCCCAAAACTCCGTGGCACATAATACGGATCACCGATCTGGAGTCTAATCCCCAATTGGTGATTTCGTTGAATCCAAACAACGAAACCGTCGAATTCACGGTGTCAAACTATGAAGGAGAGCTCCAAACAATCGTCTTCAATACCACGAAT atttttgacagaaacTGGCACAAAATGCACTTCGGCGTCTTCAGGGAGAGAGTCGTTTTGTATCTGGACTGTCAGGAGAACGCTCAACGCTTGACGGACCTTCGAGGGCCCATCGACGTCAACGGGCTCATCTCCGTCGCCAAAATGGAGAATTCGCAGCAAACTGTCCCA CACACCACTTCG ATCGATCTACAATGGATGGTTCTCAGCTGTGACCCGACGAAACCGGAACGGGAATCTTGCGACGAGATTCCG AGAGTACGTCCGGTACGGCCCCCGCTGAAACAAGGTCCCGAGCCCTCTTCCTGTGACGTGATCTGCCCGCAAGGACCCCCCGGTTACAACGGCACCGAC GGTCCTCCTGGCTTGCCTGGAGAACCAGGACCACCGGGACCACAAGGTCGAAGAGGACCTCCAGGTCCGAGAGGCGAAAGAGGTGAATTTGGACGACCTGGATATTCC GGTTCCCCGGGTTTACAAGGTCTTCCGGGTATTCGGGGGTTACAAGGCCTACCGGGACCACCTGGAACCCCCGGAAACGATGGCACACCAGGTACCAACGGGGCCAAG GGAGAACCCGGCAGTTCAGGCCCTAAGGGTGAAAGAGGAAACGATGGAAGCCCTGGACTTCCAGGACTTCAAGGATTACCAGGCCCACAGGGACCTCCAGGTCCGGTCAGTACTAACGACGGGCAAGTAATTCAAGGACCCGTCGGACCACAAGGACCTCCAGGACTACCG GGTCCTATCGGACCTGAAGGCCGACGCGGCGGAAGAGGTCCTCGAGGCGAACGCGGCTTCCCAGGAAATCCTGGAAGAGATGGCAGTCCCGGTTTGTCAGGTGCCAAGGGCGACAGAGGCGAAGTTGGTCCACCTGGTGAAAGAGGTTTTACAGGACCTGCA GGACCTCCTGGACCCCCTGGAATACAAATCGGGGAACAAACTGCTGGTAATAATGTTCCGGGATTACCGGGACCTCGAGGAGAGCCCGGATTTCCAGGAGTGCAAGGGATTAAAGGCAACAAAGGTGAAGCGGGAGAAAAAGGAGATGCTGGGGAAAAAGGAAACCGAG GTGATCGTGGGTTGCCAGGACTTGCAGGTCTGGATGGTTCACGTGGCCCCCAAGGTCTGGACGGCGCGCCAGGACCTGAAGGACCAAAAGGAGAACCTGGTTTTACGGGACTTCAAGGAGTTCAAGGTCCCGTCGGTCCAGTCGGATTACCA GGTGCGGTTGGTTTGCCAGGATCGCAAGGTCCTCCGGGAGAGAAAGGAGAAGCCGGTACTCCCGGTCTTCCCGGTTTGCCTGCAGTGGTATCGTCGTCGGGTGAAAAAACAACGCCAGGACCTCCCGGAGAACCAGGACCTCCTGGCACCGACGGCGACAAAGGCGAACGAGGCTTTCCCGGACTCCCAGGATCGCCAGGACTTGTAGGTCTGCAGGGACCAGAAGGTCCCGAGGGAATACCCGGAAAAGAGGGAGACCAG GGACCTCCGGGAGCTCCAGGCAGCACAGGTCCTGAAGGTCGCGAAGGAAAACCAGGTGCACCCGGACGCGTGGGTGCCACAGGTCATCCCGGCAGGCCCGGTGACAAAGGAGACAGAGGAGAGCGGGGCGGCGAAGGTCCAGTGGGATCGCGCGGACTACCAGGACCCATG GGCCCCAGTGGGTTGCCCGGAAGCGCAGGCCCCAGCGGTCTACCCGGCCTGATGGGTCCACCAGGTCCCGCCGGTTCTCCGGGTCCTCCAGGTCCCCCAGGTGACAGCGTGGGAGTCGCGCAATTGGTCCTCGACAGTACAGGAGCTCCGGGAGTTCACGGACCGAGAGGCTACTCCGGACCGCCCGGACTG CCGGGAGAACGGGGCGCCGGGGGTGAGCGGGGGCCCGAAGGACAACCCGGCATGCCAGGGATACCGGGCAAGGAAGGACCCGCAGGTTTGCCAGGACCTCCAGGACAAAGAGGGCAGCCGGGACTGCCCGGAACTGAGGGACCGCCC gGCAAGAGCTTCACCGAGTCGGAAGTGCGTGAGATCTGCGCCGCGGTCCTGCGAG ATCAGCTAAGCGAGTTGTCGGCGACTCTGACGGGACCTCCCGGACCCCCAGGTCACTCTAGACCTGGTCGGCCGGGTCCCCCAGGTGTCCAAGGTCCTCCAG GTGACAGCGGTCCGTCAGGCCTGCCCGGCGAGAGGGGCTTCATGGGCTTGCCGGGCCCGTCGGGGCCCCCAGGTTCCGTAGGTGCGCCGGGAGAACGCGGAGAGAAAGGCGATCAAGGCGCAGAGGGCGTCGGGATTGAAGGACCCATGGGACCCAGAGGCTTACCAG GGCCTCCGGGACCTCCGGGAGTGGGAATGACCGGAAGAGCAGGAGACAGAGGCGAGTCCGGGCGGCCAGGTGCGCCTGGATTAAGGGGAGCTCCCGGACCGCAAGGAGCTCCGGgcttttgtgaattttgtaataATGCTCAGAATTATCAATATTATGCAGCGGCGGCTGCCAGACCAGGAGGAACAAATAAGGGGCCGTAG
- the LOC138124522 gene encoding G2/mitotic-specific cyclin-B-like, translating to MALRHRDIIAKVADRENLHTKPTKAQLTKPLLTRRPALDELSNKLNAAQPATTKHDPVKDSKAVKVTKPPKKADPVPKSYSVHQLETIIDPDADSKNEPQMVTEYLADIYNYLLELEEKYPIRKNFLEDHKSTPRMRAILVNWLVQVSSNFTLCLETLHMCVSIVDRYLQDNPQVDGKTLQLVGTAALLVACKYEEMYLPELKDFVYICDNTFCKREILKMEMSILISLKHELGKPLSIHFLRRYSKVAQVELQHHNLAKYLLELALINHTMSSIKPSLQAAAACCLSMAILNNLSCPSKAWTATLVHYTAYKYSDFKNVVQKLANILLTAETSKHQYVQSKYAESKYSKISTNPKLKGHLVRKLAEPSPKA from the coding sequence ATGGCCTTGCGCCATCGTGACATCATAGCCAAAGTGGCGGACCGTGAAAACCTGCACACAAAACCCACCAAGGCCCAGCTTACGAAGCCCCTACTGACGAGAAGGCCAGCCTTGGATGAACTGAGCAACAAACTAAACGCCGCCCAACCCGCCACAACAAAACACGATCCCGTCAAAGACTCCAAAGCCGTGAAGGTGACGAAACCCCCGAAAAAAGCAGACCCTGTCCCGAAGTCGTACTCGGTCCATCAGCTTGAAACGATCATAGACCCTGATGCAGACAGCAAAAATGAGCCCCAGATGGTAACCGAATATCTGGCGGATATATACAACTATCTGCTCGAATTAGAAGAGAAGTACCCCATTAGGAAGAACTTCCTGGAGGATCACAAATCAACCCCTCGAATGCGTGCAATATTAGTCAACTGGTTGGTCCAGGTCAGCTCGAACTTCACCTTGTGCCTGGAGACCCTGCACATGTGCGTGTCGATAGTGGACAGGTACCTGCAGGATAACCCCCAAGTGGACGGCAAAACTTTGCAGCTGGTGGGCACCGCGGCCCTGCTGGTGGCTTGTAAATACGAAGAAATGTACCTCCCCGAACTGAAAGACTTTGTCTACATATGTGATAACACGTTCTGCAAGAGGGAGATACTGAAGATGGAAATGAGCATTCTGATATCGCTCAAGCACGAATTGGGCAAACCGCTTTCGATTCACTTTTTGCGGCGGTACAGCAAGGTGGCTCAGGTCGAGCTCCAACACCACAACCTTGCCAAGTACTTGCTCGAATTGGCGCTCATCAACCACACCATGTCCTCTATTAAGCCCTCGTTGCAGGCGGCCGCCGCTTGCTGTTTATCTATGGCCATTTTAAACAACCTCTCCTGCCCCTCGAAGGCGTGGACGGCGACTCTCGTACATTACACGGCTTACAAATATTccgattttaaaaatgtcgtCCAGAAGTTGGCGAATATACTTCTTACTGCCGAAACCTCAAAACATCAGTACGTTCAAAGCAAATACGCAGAGTCCAAGTACAGCAAAATTAGCACCAATCCGAAACTGAAGGGTCATTTGGTGAGGAAATTGGCGGAACCGTCCCCCAAAGCGtga